A region from the Cuculus canorus isolate bCucCan1 chromosome 14, bCucCan1.pri, whole genome shotgun sequence genome encodes:
- the LOC128853633 gene encoding serine protease inhibitor Kazal-type 5-like isoform X3: MKIEGASVVLALAFFCFFSDVASQASIKNECMKIWSLLRSGKFSCPTNKEPVSSPDGKADLNKCLMCQRLLERDSKGSGGEVNRNVDSLGEDECQEFRDLFERGRLSCTRENDPVRDSSGKQHSNKCIMCAEKFKRENGQKVSKNRQGNNEDDCSEYRPQFEAGGRLSCTRENDPVRDSSGKQHTNKCLMCADKFKKEAQRGGQSGGTGQRNKPPTSKNTNQKNCGGSGSQRGVNERRPFSSNRGPQGNTAQGGRNRNPARGREAQSGDTDIYQMVNSPSASWMAAAWAEN; this comes from the exons atgaaaaTAGAAGGTGCCTCGGTGGTCCTTGCTTTGGcgtttttctgcttcttctcag ATGTTGCCAGCCAAGCTTCGATTAAG aatgaGTGCATGAAAATTTGGTCACTTCTGCGTAGCGGGAAGTTTTCCTGTCCCACCAACAAGGAGCCAGTCAGCAGTCCAGATGGCAAAGCAGACCTCAACAAGTGCCTGATGTGCCAAAGGCTGCT GGAAAGAGACTCAAAAGGGAGTGGTGGAGAGGTGAACAGGAATGTGGACTCCCTGGGAGAG GATGAATGCCAAGAGTTTCGGGATCTTTTTGAGAGAGGGAGACTTTCCTGCACCAGAGAAAATGACCCTGTCCGCGATTCCTCTGGGAAGCAACACAGCAATAAATGCATCATGTGTGCAGAGAAGTT CAAAAGGGAGAATGGGCAGAAGGTATCTAAGAACAGACAAGGAAATAATGAG GACGACTGCAGTGAGTATCGCCCCCAGTTTGAAGCTGGTGGACGACTGTCCTGCACGAGGGAGAATGACCCTGTTCGGGATTCCTCTGGCAAGCAGCACACCAACAAATGTCTCATGTGTGCTGACAAGTT CAAAAAGGAAGCCCAAAGAGGAGGTCAGTCTGGTGGAACGGGTCAGCGCAACAAACCACCCACTTCAAAGAATACAAACCAG AAGAACTGTGGTGGTTCAGGGTCACAGCGGGGTGTGAATGAGAGGCGTCCCTTCTCCTCAAACAGAGG cccacaAGGAAACACAGCTCAGGGTGGCAGGAACCGTAACCCGGCACGTGGCCGTGAGGCGCAGAGCGGAGACACTGACATCTACCAGATGGTAAACTCACCTTCTGCATCTTGGATGGCAGCTGCATGGGCAGAA
- the LOC128853633 gene encoding serine protease inhibitor Kazal-type 5-like isoform X1, which produces MKIEGASVVLALAFFCFFSDVASQASIKNECMKIWSLLRSGKFSCPTNKEPVSSPDGKADLNKCLMCQRLLERDSKGSGGEVNRNVDSLGEDECQEFRDLFERGRLSCTRENDPVRDSSGKQHSNKCIMCAEKFKRENGQKVSKNRQGNNEDDCSEYRPQFEAGGRLSCTRENDPVRDSSGKQHTNKCLMCADKFKKEAQRGGQSGGTGQRNKPPTSKNTNQKNCGGSGSQRGVNERRPFSSNRGPQGNTAQGGRNRNPARGREAQSGDTDIYQMVNSPSASWMAAAWAELDCDRILHGVKGGRIFCSKSSEPVCGTDGKTYKNECDLCSAAMRASSYITINYRGECRKPAPEVN; this is translated from the exons atgaaaaTAGAAGGTGCCTCGGTGGTCCTTGCTTTGGcgtttttctgcttcttctcag ATGTTGCCAGCCAAGCTTCGATTAAG aatgaGTGCATGAAAATTTGGTCACTTCTGCGTAGCGGGAAGTTTTCCTGTCCCACCAACAAGGAGCCAGTCAGCAGTCCAGATGGCAAAGCAGACCTCAACAAGTGCCTGATGTGCCAAAGGCTGCT GGAAAGAGACTCAAAAGGGAGTGGTGGAGAGGTGAACAGGAATGTGGACTCCCTGGGAGAG GATGAATGCCAAGAGTTTCGGGATCTTTTTGAGAGAGGGAGACTTTCCTGCACCAGAGAAAATGACCCTGTCCGCGATTCCTCTGGGAAGCAACACAGCAATAAATGCATCATGTGTGCAGAGAAGTT CAAAAGGGAGAATGGGCAGAAGGTATCTAAGAACAGACAAGGAAATAATGAG GACGACTGCAGTGAGTATCGCCCCCAGTTTGAAGCTGGTGGACGACTGTCCTGCACGAGGGAGAATGACCCTGTTCGGGATTCCTCTGGCAAGCAGCACACCAACAAATGTCTCATGTGTGCTGACAAGTT CAAAAAGGAAGCCCAAAGAGGAGGTCAGTCTGGTGGAACGGGTCAGCGCAACAAACCACCCACTTCAAAGAATACAAACCAG AAGAACTGTGGTGGTTCAGGGTCACAGCGGGGTGTGAATGAGAGGCGTCCCTTCTCCTCAAACAGAGG cccacaAGGAAACACAGCTCAGGGTGGCAGGAACCGTAACCCGGCACGTGGCCGTGAGGCGCAGAGCGGAGACACTGACATCTACCAGATGGTAAACTCACCTTCTGCATCTTGGATGGCAGCTGCATGGGCAGAA ctggACTGTGATCGAATTCTGCACGGGGTAAAGGGTGGAAGGATTTTCTGCAGCAAATCCTCAGAACCAGTCTGTGGCACTGATgggaaaacatacaaaaatgaaTGTGACTTGTGTTCAGCTGCCAT GAGAGCTTCAAGCTACATCACGATAAACTATCGAGGTGAATGCCGAAAGCCTGCCCCTGAAGTG
- the LOC128853633 gene encoding serine protease inhibitor Kazal-type 5-like isoform X4 has translation MKIEGASVVLALAFFCFFSDVASQASIKNECMKIWSLLRSGKFSCPTNKEPVSSPDGKADLNKCLMCQRLLERDSKGSGGEVNRNVDSLGEDECQEFRDLFERGRLSCTRENDPVRDSSGKQHSNKCIMCAEKFKRENGQKVSKNRQGNNEDDCSEYRPQFEAGGRLSCTRENDPVRDSSGKQHTNKCLMCADKFKKEAQRGGQSGGTGQRNKPPTSKNTNQKNCGGSGSQRGVNERRPFSSNRGPQGNTAQGGRNRNPARGREAQSGDTDIYQMN, from the exons atgaaaaTAGAAGGTGCCTCGGTGGTCCTTGCTTTGGcgtttttctgcttcttctcag ATGTTGCCAGCCAAGCTTCGATTAAG aatgaGTGCATGAAAATTTGGTCACTTCTGCGTAGCGGGAAGTTTTCCTGTCCCACCAACAAGGAGCCAGTCAGCAGTCCAGATGGCAAAGCAGACCTCAACAAGTGCCTGATGTGCCAAAGGCTGCT GGAAAGAGACTCAAAAGGGAGTGGTGGAGAGGTGAACAGGAATGTGGACTCCCTGGGAGAG GATGAATGCCAAGAGTTTCGGGATCTTTTTGAGAGAGGGAGACTTTCCTGCACCAGAGAAAATGACCCTGTCCGCGATTCCTCTGGGAAGCAACACAGCAATAAATGCATCATGTGTGCAGAGAAGTT CAAAAGGGAGAATGGGCAGAAGGTATCTAAGAACAGACAAGGAAATAATGAG GACGACTGCAGTGAGTATCGCCCCCAGTTTGAAGCTGGTGGACGACTGTCCTGCACGAGGGAGAATGACCCTGTTCGGGATTCCTCTGGCAAGCAGCACACCAACAAATGTCTCATGTGTGCTGACAAGTT CAAAAAGGAAGCCCAAAGAGGAGGTCAGTCTGGTGGAACGGGTCAGCGCAACAAACCACCCACTTCAAAGAATACAAACCAG AAGAACTGTGGTGGTTCAGGGTCACAGCGGGGTGTGAATGAGAGGCGTCCCTTCTCCTCAAACAGAGG cccacaAGGAAACACAGCTCAGGGTGGCAGGAACCGTAACCCGGCACGTGGCCGTGAGGCGCAGAGCGGAGACACTGACATCTACCAGATG
- the LOC128853633 gene encoding serine protease inhibitor Kazal-type 5-like isoform X2, translating to MKIEGASVVLALAFFCFFSDVASQASIKNECMKIWSLLRSGKFSCPTNKEPVSSPDGKADLNKCLMCQRLLERDSKGSGGEVNRNVDSLGEDECQEFRDLFERGRLSCTRENDPVRDSSGKQHSNKCIMCAEKFKRENGQKVSKNRQGNNEDDCSEYRPQFEAGGRLSCTRENDPVRDSSGKQHTNKCLMCADKFKKEAQRGGQSGGTGQRNKPPTSKNTNQKNCGGSGSQRGVNERRPFSSNRGPQGNTAQGGRNRNPARGREAQSGDTDIYQMLDCDRILHGVKGGRIFCSKSSEPVCGTDGKTYKNECDLCSAAMRASSYITINYRGECRKPAPEVN from the exons atgaaaaTAGAAGGTGCCTCGGTGGTCCTTGCTTTGGcgtttttctgcttcttctcag ATGTTGCCAGCCAAGCTTCGATTAAG aatgaGTGCATGAAAATTTGGTCACTTCTGCGTAGCGGGAAGTTTTCCTGTCCCACCAACAAGGAGCCAGTCAGCAGTCCAGATGGCAAAGCAGACCTCAACAAGTGCCTGATGTGCCAAAGGCTGCT GGAAAGAGACTCAAAAGGGAGTGGTGGAGAGGTGAACAGGAATGTGGACTCCCTGGGAGAG GATGAATGCCAAGAGTTTCGGGATCTTTTTGAGAGAGGGAGACTTTCCTGCACCAGAGAAAATGACCCTGTCCGCGATTCCTCTGGGAAGCAACACAGCAATAAATGCATCATGTGTGCAGAGAAGTT CAAAAGGGAGAATGGGCAGAAGGTATCTAAGAACAGACAAGGAAATAATGAG GACGACTGCAGTGAGTATCGCCCCCAGTTTGAAGCTGGTGGACGACTGTCCTGCACGAGGGAGAATGACCCTGTTCGGGATTCCTCTGGCAAGCAGCACACCAACAAATGTCTCATGTGTGCTGACAAGTT CAAAAAGGAAGCCCAAAGAGGAGGTCAGTCTGGTGGAACGGGTCAGCGCAACAAACCACCCACTTCAAAGAATACAAACCAG AAGAACTGTGGTGGTTCAGGGTCACAGCGGGGTGTGAATGAGAGGCGTCCCTTCTCCTCAAACAGAGG cccacaAGGAAACACAGCTCAGGGTGGCAGGAACCGTAACCCGGCACGTGGCCGTGAGGCGCAGAGCGGAGACACTGACATCTACCAGATG ctggACTGTGATCGAATTCTGCACGGGGTAAAGGGTGGAAGGATTTTCTGCAGCAAATCCTCAGAACCAGTCTGTGGCACTGATgggaaaacatacaaaaatgaaTGTGACTTGTGTTCAGCTGCCAT GAGAGCTTCAAGCTACATCACGATAAACTATCGAGGTGAATGCCGAAAGCCTGCCCCTGAAGTG